In a genomic window of Mustela nigripes isolate SB6536 chromosome 8, MUSNIG.SB6536, whole genome shotgun sequence:
- the LPIN2 gene encoding phosphatidate phosphatase LPIN2 isoform X1, protein MFYLEDDNKYEEEEEEVHEDSLSKTEGVYHGKAPAGILFQTMNYVGQLAGQVIVTVKELYKGINQATLSGCIDVIVVRQQDGTYQCSPFHVRFGKLGVLRSKEKVIDIEINGDAVDLHMKLGDNGEAFFVEETEEEYEKLPAYLATSPIPTEDQFFKDIDAPLEKSGGNERSSQSSDISHILETETVFTSSSVKKKKRRRKKCKQDSKKEDQTASAAAEDTVDVEMSSDDDKGVQSARGSSNASLKEDEYKEPLLFHSGDHYPLSDGDWSPLDNPYSPGAVCPKSDSELEVKPAESLLRSESHMEWTWGGFPESTKVSKRERSDHHPRTATITPSENTHFRVIPSEDNLISEVEKDASMGETVCTIVKPKPRALCKQISSATSAAELLEPPLEQPQISSMLDADHLPNPSLVEAPSESKPAVKVDSPSKKKGVHKRSQHQGPDDIYLDDLKALEPEVAALYFPKSESDPGSRQWPESDTLSGSQSPQSVGSAAADSGTECLSDSAMDLPDVTLSLCGGLSENGEISKEKFMEHIITYHEFAENPGLIDNPNLVIRIYNRYYNWALAAPMILSLQVFQKSLPKATVESWVKDKMPKKSGRWWFWRKRESMTKQLPEAKEGKSDAPPTSDLASSTKEPASGRPAEDDSSSDEGSQELEESIKVDPVPTEPSSHGSTTSYKKSLRLSSDQIAKLKLQDGPNDVVFSITTQYQGTCRCAGTIYLWNWNDKVIISDIDGTITKSDALGQILPQLGKDWTHQGIAKLYHSINENGYKFLYCSARAIGMADMTRGYLHWVNDKGTILPRGPLMLSPSSLFSAFHREVIEKKPEKFKIECLNDIKNLFAPSKQPFYAAFGNRPNDVYAYTQVGVPDCRIFTVNPKGELIQERTKGNKSSYHRLSELVEHVFPLLNKEQNSAFPCPEFSSFCYWRDPIPQVDLDDLA, encoded by the exons TTTCAAACCATGAATTATGTGGGACAGCTGGCTGGGCAGGTGATTGTCACTGTGAAGGAACTCTACAAGGGCATTAACCAAGCCACTTTGTCCGGATGCATCGATGTCATTGTGGTGCGACAGCAAGATGGCACCTACCAGTGCTCGCCTTTTCACGTTCGGTTTGGGAAGCTGGGTGTCCTGAGATCCAAAGAGAAAGTG ATTGATATAGAAATCAATGGTGATGCAGTGGATCTTCACATGAAGTTGGGTGACAATGGGGAAGCTTTCTTTGTGGAGGAGACTGAAGAGGAATAT gaaaagctCCCTGCTTACCTTGCCACCTCACCAATTCCTACTGAAGACCAGTTCTTTAAAGATATTGATGCCCCTTTGGAGAAATCTGGTGGAAATGAAAGATCATCTCAGAGTTCAGACATCTCACACATCTTGGAAACAGAAACGGTTTTCACTTCAAgttctgtgaaaaagaaaaaacgaaggagaaagaaatgcaaacaggACAGTAAAAAGGAAGACCAGACTGCTTCCGCTGCCGCAGAGGATACCGTGGATGTGGAAATGAGCTCTGATGACGACAAGGGGGTCCAGTCAGCAAG AGGATCTTCAAATGCTTCCTTAAAGGAAGATGAATATAAGGAACCTTTGCTCTTTCATTCTGGGGATCACTACCCCTTATCTGATGGAGACTGGTCCCCTTTAGACAA TCCCTATTCCCCAGGAGCAGTGTGTCCTAAGAGTGATTCAGAGCTGGAGGTGAAACCTGCTGAGAGTCTGCTCAGATCTGAGTCCCACATGGAGTGGACGTGGGGTGGGTTCCCAGAGTCTACCAAG gtCAGCAAAAGAGAGAGATCTGACCATCATCCTAGGACAGCTACAATTACACCATCAGAAAATACCCATTTTCGGGTAATTCCCAGTGAGGACAACCTCATAAGTGAAGTTGAGAAAGATGCTTCCATGGGAGAAACGGTCTGTACCATAGTGAAACCCAAACCCAGAGCCCTGTGTAAGCAGATAAGCAGTGCAACTTCCGCTGCAGAACTTCTTGAACCTCCCCTGGAGCAGCCTCAGATTTCATCTATGTTAGATGCAGACCACCTTCCTAACCCATCATTGGTGGAGGCCCCCTCGGAATCAAAACCTGCAGTGAAAGTAGACTCACCATCAAAGAAGAAAG gtGTCCACAAGAGAAGCCAGCACcagggacctgatgatatttaccTGGATGACTTAAAGGCTTTAGAACCTGAAGTTGCAGCCCTCTATTTCCCTAAGAG TGAATCGGACCCTGGCTCCCGGCAGTGGCCTGAGTCTGACACGCTCTCCGGCTCCCAGTCCCCACAGTCTGTGGGAAGTGCGGCTGCAGATAGCGGCACCGAGTGCCTTTCTGATTCTGCCATGGACTTGCCTGATGTCACCCTCTCTCTTTGTGGGGGTCTCAGTGAGAACGGAGAGATTTCCAAAG AAAAATTCATGGAGCATATAATTACTTATCACGAATTTGCAGAAAATCCTGGGCTTATAGACAATCCTAACCTTGTAATACGGATCTATAACCG TTATTATAACTGGGCTTTGGCTGCTCCCATGATCCTTAGCTTGCAAGTATTCCAGAAGAGTCTGCCAAAG GCCACGGTCGAGTCCTGGGTCAAAGATAAGATGCCAAAGAAGTCTGGTCGCTGGTGGTTTTGGcgtaagagagaaagcatgaccaAACAG CTGCCAGAGGCCAAGGAAGGGAAATCTGATGCGCCACCAACCAGTGACCTGGCATCGAGCACAAAGGAGCCAGCCAGTGGCAG GCCAGCTGAGGATGACTCATCAAGCGATGAGGGGTCACAGGAGCTTGAAGAATCCATCAAGGTGGACCCTGTTCCCACAGAGCCCTCAAGTCATGGCAGCACAACCTCATATAAGAAGTCTCTTCGACTCTCTTCAGATCAGATT GCAAAACTGAAGCTCCAAGATGGCCCAAATGATGTTGTGTTTAGTATTACAACCCAGTATCAAGGTACCTGCCGCTGTGCGGGAACCATTTACCTGTGGAACTGGAATGACAAGGTCATCATTTCTGATATTGATGGAACAATAACCAA GTCTGATGCCTTGGGGCAGATTCTTCCACAATTGGGTAAAGACTGGACGCATCAGGGTATAGCAAAACTCTACCATTCCATCAATGA GAATGGCTACAAGTTTCTGTACTGCTCTGCTCGTGCCATTGGCATGGCTGACATGACCCGTGGCTACCTGCACTGGGTCAATGACAAGGGCACAATCTTACCTCGGGGCCCTCTGATGTTATCCCCCAGCAGCTTGTTCTCAGCCTTCCACAG GGAAGTGAtagaaaagaagccagagaagTTCAAAATTGAGTGTCTAAATGATATCAAGAATCTGTTTGCCCCATCTAAGCAGCCCTTCTATGCTGCCTTTGGAAACCGTCCAAAT GATGTCTATGCTTACACACAAGTGGGAGTTCCAGACTGCAGAATATTCACCGTGAACCCCAAGGGCGAATTAATACAAGAAAGGACCAAAGGAAACAAATCCTC GTATCACAGATTGAGTGAGCTCGTGGAGCACGTTTTCCCGCTTCTCAACAAGGAACAAAACTCTGCCTTTCCCTGCCCAGAGTTCAGCTCCTTCTGCTACTGGCGAGACCCGATCCCCCAAGTGGACCTGGATGACCTGGCATGA
- the LPIN2 gene encoding phosphatidate phosphatase LPIN2 isoform X2 codes for MNYVGQLAGQVIVTVKELYKGINQATLSGCIDVIVVRQQDGTYQCSPFHVRFGKLGVLRSKEKVIDIEINGDAVDLHMKLGDNGEAFFVEETEEEYEKLPAYLATSPIPTEDQFFKDIDAPLEKSGGNERSSQSSDISHILETETVFTSSSVKKKKRRRKKCKQDSKKEDQTASAAAEDTVDVEMSSDDDKGVQSARGSSNASLKEDEYKEPLLFHSGDHYPLSDGDWSPLDNPYSPGAVCPKSDSELEVKPAESLLRSESHMEWTWGGFPESTKVSKRERSDHHPRTATITPSENTHFRVIPSEDNLISEVEKDASMGETVCTIVKPKPRALCKQISSATSAAELLEPPLEQPQISSMLDADHLPNPSLVEAPSESKPAVKVDSPSKKKGVHKRSQHQGPDDIYLDDLKALEPEVAALYFPKSESDPGSRQWPESDTLSGSQSPQSVGSAAADSGTECLSDSAMDLPDVTLSLCGGLSENGEISKEKFMEHIITYHEFAENPGLIDNPNLVIRIYNRYYNWALAAPMILSLQVFQKSLPKATVESWVKDKMPKKSGRWWFWRKRESMTKQLPEAKEGKSDAPPTSDLASSTKEPASGRPAEDDSSSDEGSQELEESIKVDPVPTEPSSHGSTTSYKKSLRLSSDQIAKLKLQDGPNDVVFSITTQYQGTCRCAGTIYLWNWNDKVIISDIDGTITKSDALGQILPQLGKDWTHQGIAKLYHSINENGYKFLYCSARAIGMADMTRGYLHWVNDKGTILPRGPLMLSPSSLFSAFHREVIEKKPEKFKIECLNDIKNLFAPSKQPFYAAFGNRPNDVYAYTQVGVPDCRIFTVNPKGELIQERTKGNKSSYHRLSELVEHVFPLLNKEQNSAFPCPEFSSFCYWRDPIPQVDLDDLA; via the exons ATGAATTATGTGGGACAGCTGGCTGGGCAGGTGATTGTCACTGTGAAGGAACTCTACAAGGGCATTAACCAAGCCACTTTGTCCGGATGCATCGATGTCATTGTGGTGCGACAGCAAGATGGCACCTACCAGTGCTCGCCTTTTCACGTTCGGTTTGGGAAGCTGGGTGTCCTGAGATCCAAAGAGAAAGTG ATTGATATAGAAATCAATGGTGATGCAGTGGATCTTCACATGAAGTTGGGTGACAATGGGGAAGCTTTCTTTGTGGAGGAGACTGAAGAGGAATAT gaaaagctCCCTGCTTACCTTGCCACCTCACCAATTCCTACTGAAGACCAGTTCTTTAAAGATATTGATGCCCCTTTGGAGAAATCTGGTGGAAATGAAAGATCATCTCAGAGTTCAGACATCTCACACATCTTGGAAACAGAAACGGTTTTCACTTCAAgttctgtgaaaaagaaaaaacgaaggagaaagaaatgcaaacaggACAGTAAAAAGGAAGACCAGACTGCTTCCGCTGCCGCAGAGGATACCGTGGATGTGGAAATGAGCTCTGATGACGACAAGGGGGTCCAGTCAGCAAG AGGATCTTCAAATGCTTCCTTAAAGGAAGATGAATATAAGGAACCTTTGCTCTTTCATTCTGGGGATCACTACCCCTTATCTGATGGAGACTGGTCCCCTTTAGACAA TCCCTATTCCCCAGGAGCAGTGTGTCCTAAGAGTGATTCAGAGCTGGAGGTGAAACCTGCTGAGAGTCTGCTCAGATCTGAGTCCCACATGGAGTGGACGTGGGGTGGGTTCCCAGAGTCTACCAAG gtCAGCAAAAGAGAGAGATCTGACCATCATCCTAGGACAGCTACAATTACACCATCAGAAAATACCCATTTTCGGGTAATTCCCAGTGAGGACAACCTCATAAGTGAAGTTGAGAAAGATGCTTCCATGGGAGAAACGGTCTGTACCATAGTGAAACCCAAACCCAGAGCCCTGTGTAAGCAGATAAGCAGTGCAACTTCCGCTGCAGAACTTCTTGAACCTCCCCTGGAGCAGCCTCAGATTTCATCTATGTTAGATGCAGACCACCTTCCTAACCCATCATTGGTGGAGGCCCCCTCGGAATCAAAACCTGCAGTGAAAGTAGACTCACCATCAAAGAAGAAAG gtGTCCACAAGAGAAGCCAGCACcagggacctgatgatatttaccTGGATGACTTAAAGGCTTTAGAACCTGAAGTTGCAGCCCTCTATTTCCCTAAGAG TGAATCGGACCCTGGCTCCCGGCAGTGGCCTGAGTCTGACACGCTCTCCGGCTCCCAGTCCCCACAGTCTGTGGGAAGTGCGGCTGCAGATAGCGGCACCGAGTGCCTTTCTGATTCTGCCATGGACTTGCCTGATGTCACCCTCTCTCTTTGTGGGGGTCTCAGTGAGAACGGAGAGATTTCCAAAG AAAAATTCATGGAGCATATAATTACTTATCACGAATTTGCAGAAAATCCTGGGCTTATAGACAATCCTAACCTTGTAATACGGATCTATAACCG TTATTATAACTGGGCTTTGGCTGCTCCCATGATCCTTAGCTTGCAAGTATTCCAGAAGAGTCTGCCAAAG GCCACGGTCGAGTCCTGGGTCAAAGATAAGATGCCAAAGAAGTCTGGTCGCTGGTGGTTTTGGcgtaagagagaaagcatgaccaAACAG CTGCCAGAGGCCAAGGAAGGGAAATCTGATGCGCCACCAACCAGTGACCTGGCATCGAGCACAAAGGAGCCAGCCAGTGGCAG GCCAGCTGAGGATGACTCATCAAGCGATGAGGGGTCACAGGAGCTTGAAGAATCCATCAAGGTGGACCCTGTTCCCACAGAGCCCTCAAGTCATGGCAGCACAACCTCATATAAGAAGTCTCTTCGACTCTCTTCAGATCAGATT GCAAAACTGAAGCTCCAAGATGGCCCAAATGATGTTGTGTTTAGTATTACAACCCAGTATCAAGGTACCTGCCGCTGTGCGGGAACCATTTACCTGTGGAACTGGAATGACAAGGTCATCATTTCTGATATTGATGGAACAATAACCAA GTCTGATGCCTTGGGGCAGATTCTTCCACAATTGGGTAAAGACTGGACGCATCAGGGTATAGCAAAACTCTACCATTCCATCAATGA GAATGGCTACAAGTTTCTGTACTGCTCTGCTCGTGCCATTGGCATGGCTGACATGACCCGTGGCTACCTGCACTGGGTCAATGACAAGGGCACAATCTTACCTCGGGGCCCTCTGATGTTATCCCCCAGCAGCTTGTTCTCAGCCTTCCACAG GGAAGTGAtagaaaagaagccagagaagTTCAAAATTGAGTGTCTAAATGATATCAAGAATCTGTTTGCCCCATCTAAGCAGCCCTTCTATGCTGCCTTTGGAAACCGTCCAAAT GATGTCTATGCTTACACACAAGTGGGAGTTCCAGACTGCAGAATATTCACCGTGAACCCCAAGGGCGAATTAATACAAGAAAGGACCAAAGGAAACAAATCCTC GTATCACAGATTGAGTGAGCTCGTGGAGCACGTTTTCCCGCTTCTCAACAAGGAACAAAACTCTGCCTTTCCCTGCCCAGAGTTCAGCTCCTTCTGCTACTGGCGAGACCCGATCCCCCAAGTGGACCTGGATGACCTGGCATGA